CACTCGAAATGACAACCGAAAATTGATCACCTGTGATCACCGAAATTTGACCACCCCCGTTGGTTGAAAATTACTTCTTTTTCTCGGGTTGGGGGTGGTTGTTGTATCCTGTTTTCAGGGACTGCTTGAGGCGGTAGCTGTCCCAGGTGCATTCGATGATATGGGCGCGGTGCGTCAGCCGGTCGAGAAGCGCGGCGGTCATGTTCGGATCGCCGAAAATCTGCGTCCAGTCGGCAAAGCCCAGATTGGTGGTGATGATCACCGAACC
The window above is part of the Geoalkalibacter ferrihydriticus DSM 17813 genome. Proteins encoded here:
- a CDS encoding ATP-binding protein; protein product: GSVIITTNLGFADWTQIFGDPNMTAALLDRLTHRAHIIECTWDSYRLKQSLKTGYNNHPQPEKKK